The Pseudodesulfovibrio sp. zrk46 genome contains a region encoding:
- a CDS encoding BMC domain-containing protein gives MKIRTIGCVELNSVAMGMYVADEMIKAAEVQLVLARPTCPGRYVVIITGDVGAVQSSVDTGCKIGADMVVDWFTIPSVHEDVIPALSGTTVAPRIDALGVIETYTTASCILAADAAAKAGSVSLLEIRTASGMAGKAFVTMTGDVGSVQASVDAGVEGVAESGPVHSHVVIPSPSEELKNQLL, from the coding sequence ATGAAGATACGGACAATCGGATGTGTTGAACTCAACAGTGTTGCCATGGGAATGTATGTCGCCGACGAGATGATCAAAGCAGCAGAAGTGCAGCTCGTTCTGGCTCGTCCCACCTGCCCCGGACGGTACGTCGTCATCATCACCGGCGATGTCGGAGCTGTGCAAAGCTCGGTTGATACGGGCTGTAAAATCGGCGCGGACATGGTCGTGGACTGGTTTACCATCCCCAGCGTGCACGAGGACGTGATCCCGGCCCTCAGCGGCACCACCGTTGCCCCGAGAATCGACGCTTTGGGAGTCATCGAGACCTACACCACCGCCTCCTGCATCCTCGCAGCCGATGCTGCCGCCAAGGCCGGTTCTGTTTCTCTGCTGGAGATCCGCACCGCATCCGGAATGGCCGGCAAGGCTTTCGTCACCATGACCGGTGATGTCGGCTCCGTGCAGGCCTCTGTAGACGCCGGTGTCGAGGGCGTGGCCGAGTCCGGCCCGGTCCACAGCCATGTGGTCATCCCCTCTCCCAGCGAAGAGCTCAAAAACCAACTGCTGTAA
- a CDS encoding 1-propanol dehydrogenase PduQ: MTHFYGKTKICYGEDALANIEDLPAKQAFIVTDPFMVKIGFADRVKSHLDRAGIPHRTFDAVEPDPSLETVMKGAKLFMQDHADLIIALGGGSPIDAAKAIGHFGHKASENPVKPMLVAIPTTSGTGSEVTAISVVTDKVNEVKIPLNDDDLIPDMAILDARFTRSLPPHVTAATGMDVLTHAIEAYTSRQANAFTSIYALHAIKCVFEFLPRAYANGDDMEARTQMLLASCMAGMAFNNSGLGITHGVAHSLGGIFHVPHGLANASMLSHAIRFNIFDAGIRYQEIAQALGLAATKVEEGTESLIQAIRDMNDSMGIPNRIRDLKIDESVFREQMDTMASNVLEDICTGGNPRQPSHGDVKLLLEEAW, translated from the coding sequence GTGACACATTTCTACGGGAAAACCAAAATCTGCTACGGCGAAGATGCATTGGCAAACATTGAAGACCTCCCGGCAAAGCAGGCTTTCATCGTAACTGATCCGTTCATGGTTAAAATAGGCTTCGCTGATCGCGTAAAGAGCCACCTTGACCGTGCGGGCATCCCTCACAGGACGTTCGATGCCGTTGAGCCTGACCCGTCTCTGGAGACCGTTATGAAGGGCGCGAAGCTGTTCATGCAGGATCATGCAGACCTGATCATTGCACTGGGCGGCGGTTCCCCCATAGATGCGGCCAAGGCCATCGGTCACTTCGGTCACAAGGCAAGTGAGAACCCGGTCAAGCCTATGCTGGTAGCCATTCCGACAACCAGTGGCACTGGCTCCGAAGTGACCGCCATCTCCGTGGTCACCGACAAGGTCAACGAGGTCAAGATTCCCCTCAATGATGACGACCTGATCCCGGACATGGCCATTCTGGACGCCCGCTTCACCCGCTCCCTGCCGCCCCACGTCACCGCGGCAACGGGTATGGACGTGCTTACCCACGCCATCGAGGCATACACCTCCAGACAGGCCAACGCATTCACTTCCATCTACGCCCTGCACGCCATCAAGTGCGTCTTTGAATTCCTGCCCCGCGCGTACGCCAACGGCGACGACATGGAAGCGCGTACGCAGATGCTGCTCGCCTCCTGCATGGCTGGCATGGCGTTCAACAACAGCGGTCTGGGTATCACCCACGGCGTGGCCCACAGCCTCGGCGGCATCTTCCACGTACCCCACGGTCTGGCCAATGCCTCCATGCTTTCCCACGCCATCCGCTTCAACATCTTCGACGCAGGAATCCGCTATCAGGAAATCGCACAGGCCCTCGGCCTCGCAGCCACCAAGGTGGAAGAAGGCACGGAGAGCCTGATTCAGGCCATTCGCGACATGAACGACTCCATGGGCATCCCCAATCGCATCCGCGACCTGAAGATCGACGAGTCCGTATTCCGCGAACAGATGGACACCATGGCAAGCAACGTCCTCGAAGACATCTGCACCGGGGGCAACCCCAGGCAACCGTCACACGGCGACGTGAAACTTCTGCTGGAAGAGGCCTGGTAA
- a CDS encoding BMC domain-containing protein, with protein MDTLGVVECRGIAAGIELADAMMKTADVELVKAGTICSGRYMIYVSGDRAAVAASVQQAEESGRSLKGSFVISNISRQLMAALKRENIEPQPGAIGIIECRCVSAGIAAADATVKRSDITLAKLVTGQGINGKSYFVISGDVASVREAADTAEHALGKDLIEAVVIPRPDASIVKNLIRGVR; from the coding sequence ATGGATACCCTTGGTGTTGTCGAGTGCAGAGGTATTGCCGCCGGAATCGAGCTGGCGGATGCCATGATGAAGACCGCTGATGTGGAACTGGTCAAAGCAGGCACCATCTGCTCCGGACGCTACATGATCTACGTCTCCGGCGACCGCGCAGCCGTTGCCGCTTCGGTGCAACAGGCCGAAGAGTCCGGTCGTTCCCTCAAGGGCAGCTTCGTCATCTCCAACATTTCCCGTCAGCTCATGGCCGCCCTCAAAAGGGAAAACATCGAGCCACAACCCGGCGCTATCGGAATCATCGAATGTCGCTGCGTGTCCGCAGGCATTGCGGCTGCCGACGCGACCGTAAAGCGCTCGGACATCACTCTTGCCAAGCTGGTGACCGGTCAGGGCATCAACGGCAAATCATATTTCGTCATAAGCGGCGACGTGGCCTCCGTTCGAGAAGCGGCAGACACCGCGGAGCACGCTTTGGGCAAAGATCTTATTGAGGCGGTGGTCATCCCCAGACCGGACGCCTCCATCGTAAAAAACCTTATACGGGGTGTGAGGTAA
- a CDS encoding EutN/CcmL family microcompartment protein, translated as MIIGKVIGNVWATRKEDSLCGLKLMIVEKIDPVSEGRRESIVAVDCVSAGIGERVLVSLGSSARKALQNQEAPVDAAIVGIIDGSDEG; from the coding sequence ATGATTATCGGTAAAGTCATCGGCAATGTCTGGGCCACGCGCAAAGAAGATTCCCTGTGCGGCCTGAAGCTCATGATCGTCGAGAAGATCGATCCGGTCAGCGAAGGTCGCCGCGAAAGCATCGTGGCCGTGGACTGCGTGAGCGCAGGCATCGGCGAGCGTGTCCTCGTCTCTCTGGGCAGTTCCGCCCGCAAGGCCCTGCAGAATCAGGAAGCCCCGGTTGACGCCGCCATCGTCGGCATCATCGACGGCTCTGACGAAGGCTAG
- a CDS encoding BMC domain-containing protein, translated as MMMNALGMIETKGLVGAVEAADAMVKSANVQLVGREQVGGGLVTVMVRGDVGAVKAATDAGAAAADAVGELLSVHVIPRPHDEVEAILPK; from the coding sequence ATCATGATGAATGCACTGGGTATGATCGAGACCAAGGGACTGGTTGGCGCGGTCGAGGCCGCAGATGCCATGGTCAAATCCGCCAACGTTCAGCTGGTGGGTCGTGAGCAGGTAGGCGGCGGTCTGGTGACCGTCATGGTCCGCGGCGACGTAGGTGCCGTCAAGGCAGCAACCGACGCTGGCGCAGCTGCTGCTGACGCTGTCGGCGAACTGCTGAGCGTCCACGTCATCCCCCGCCCCCACGACGAAGTGGAAGCAATCCTTCCCAAATAG
- the cutD gene encoding choline TMA-lyase-activating enzyme: protein MIERKAQIFNIQKYNMYDGPGVRTLVFFQGCPLRCDWCSNPEGQYKGFQILLKKDQCAHCGACVPVCPVGIHRMDAGGKHIVDRDIDCVGCRKCEHACPESALAIVGESKTIAEIADIIEEDRPFYETSGGGATLGGGEVLSQPQAASSLLQVCKQRGINTAIETCGYARPEVIEKVADYVDLFLYDVKHMDSDKHHELTGVRNEMILENLKWLLDNRYNVKIRMPLLKGVNDGEKEILQLVEFLKPYQDLNNFKGVDLLPYHKMGVNKYNQLGWEYPIEGDPKLSDADLERIENSIKKYDFPVSVVRH, encoded by the coding sequence GTGATCGAAAGAAAAGCCCAGATATTCAATATCCAGAAATACAATATGTATGACGGACCGGGTGTGCGGACGTTGGTGTTCTTTCAAGGCTGCCCCCTACGTTGTGACTGGTGCTCGAATCCCGAAGGTCAGTATAAAGGCTTTCAGATTCTCCTGAAAAAGGACCAGTGTGCCCACTGCGGCGCATGCGTCCCGGTCTGTCCGGTGGGAATCCACCGGATGGACGCAGGAGGCAAGCACATCGTCGATCGCGACATCGACTGTGTTGGCTGCCGCAAATGTGAGCACGCCTGCCCGGAGTCCGCACTGGCCATCGTGGGCGAATCCAAGACCATCGCCGAAATCGCAGACATCATCGAAGAGGACCGTCCCTTCTACGAGACCTCCGGCGGCGGCGCCACTCTGGGCGGAGGCGAAGTCCTCTCCCAGCCTCAGGCTGCTTCCAGCCTGCTTCAGGTCTGCAAGCAGCGTGGCATCAATACCGCCATCGAGACCTGCGGCTACGCCCGTCCCGAAGTCATTGAGAAGGTAGCCGACTACGTCGACCTCTTCCTCTACGACGTCAAGCACATGGATTCCGACAAGCATCACGAGCTGACCGGTGTTCGCAACGAGATGATCCTCGAGAACCTCAAGTGGCTGCTGGACAATCGCTACAACGTGAAAATCCGCATGCCGCTCCTCAAGGGCGTCAATGATGGCGAGAAAGAGATTCTCCAGCTGGTCGAATTCCTCAAGCCCTATCAGGATCTCAACAATTTCAAGGGAGTGGATCTGCTTCCCTACCACAAGATGGGCGTAAACAAATACAACCAGTTGGGCTGGGAATACCCCATCGAGGGCGACCCCAAGCTGAGCGATGCCGATCTTGAGCGCATCGAAAACAGCATCAAGAAATACGATTTTCCGGTTTCCGTGGTCCGTCACTAA
- the eutJ gene encoding ethanolamine utilization protein EutJ, with protein MDFASVDQKISDLERCLEHTVKVSHDEKLHVGVDLGTAYIVVVVLNDAREPVACAMEFAQVIKDGLVVDYIGATRIVRELVEKLSKRLGRELTHAAIAVPPGTGDKDCKTHRYVVEGAGLEVTGTLDEPTAANAVLGLQNGVIVDIGGGTTGLSVLENGEVTYVADEATGGTHISLVISGHYDLTFREAEDLKKDPERQAEILTIVRPVVQKMASIVKKHIEGRDVSGIYLVGGTCCLKDMEQVMEKELGVPVLKPANPFLVTPLGIAMNCA; from the coding sequence ATGGACTTCGCATCTGTCGACCAGAAGATCAGTGATCTGGAACGTTGCCTTGAGCATACCGTCAAGGTCAGCCACGACGAAAAGCTCCACGTTGGTGTTGACCTCGGCACCGCTTACATCGTGGTGGTGGTCTTGAATGATGCCAGGGAACCGGTCGCATGCGCCATGGAGTTCGCCCAAGTCATCAAGGACGGCCTCGTGGTGGATTATATCGGTGCAACACGCATCGTTCGTGAGTTGGTTGAAAAGCTGAGCAAACGCCTCGGTCGGGAACTGACTCACGCCGCCATTGCCGTTCCTCCGGGCACCGGCGACAAGGACTGCAAGACCCACCGCTACGTGGTGGAAGGTGCAGGCCTTGAGGTAACCGGAACGCTGGATGAGCCCACCGCGGCCAATGCCGTGTTGGGCCTCCAGAACGGCGTCATCGTCGACATCGGCGGCGGCACCACCGGCCTCTCCGTACTGGAAAACGGCGAGGTCACCTACGTGGCTGATGAAGCCACTGGCGGCACACATATTTCTCTCGTCATTTCTGGTCACTACGACCTGACTTTCAGGGAAGCGGAAGATCTGAAAAAGGATCCGGAACGCCAAGCCGAAATCCTCACCATTGTCCGCCCCGTGGTCCAGAAGATGGCCTCCATCGTCAAAAAGCACATTGAGGGACGTGACGTCTCCGGCATCTATCTTGTCGGCGGCACCTGCTGCCTCAAGGACATGGAGCAAGTCATGGAAAAGGAACTGGGTGTCCCTGTTCTCAAGCCTGCCAACCCCTTCCTGGTCACCCCGCTGGGGATCGCCATGAACTGCGCATAA
- a CDS encoding BMC domain-containing protein produces the protein MAAIGFIETQGLVAAIEAADAMLKAADVRMLERTQVGSGLVTITVTGEVSAVQAAVDAAEATVKRIEGATLVSKHVIARPDEGISSIIATEPVKAAPKVEEPMETAPVEEPAEVTPIMEAQAEAPVEEAKTEETPAEEDAAEEPAASVARHSISQMKKMKVASLRQIARSLTGLSMTHEEIKKANKKSLIESIANAYKNIEE, from the coding sequence ATGGCTGCAATAGGATTCATCGAAACACAAGGGCTGGTAGCCGCCATCGAAGCGGCGGACGCCATGCTCAAGGCTGCGGATGTCCGCATGCTGGAGAGGACACAGGTCGGCAGCGGCCTCGTGACCATCACCGTCACCGGCGAAGTGTCTGCCGTGCAGGCCGCGGTGGACGCTGCGGAAGCTACGGTCAAGCGCATCGAAGGTGCCACGCTGGTCTCCAAGCACGTCATCGCCCGTCCTGACGAAGGAATTTCCTCCATCATCGCCACCGAGCCTGTGAAAGCAGCACCCAAGGTGGAAGAACCGATGGAAACCGCTCCTGTCGAAGAACCGGCAGAAGTCACCCCGATCATGGAAGCTCAGGCTGAAGCACCGGTAGAAGAGGCCAAGACCGAGGAAACTCCGGCTGAAGAAGATGCAGCCGAAGAGCCTGCCGCATCTGTTGCGCGTCACTCCATCTCCCAGATGAAGAAGATGAAGGTCGCCTCCCTGCGTCAGATCGCCCGCTCGCTGACCGGACTGTCCATGACTCATGAAGAAATCAAGAAGGCGAACAAGAAGAGCCTTATTGAATCAATAGCTAATGCTTACAAGAACATAGAGGAGTAG
- a CDS encoding acetaldehyde dehydrogenase (acetylating), whose translation MVDKDLLSMQEARSLVRAAKVAQAAFAEYDQERVNAIVEAIAKEAVAQAESLAALAVEETGFGKVQDKKTKNILASEKLIAATKDMKTIGVLCDDKDRKVVEVAVPMGVIAGIIPSTNPTSTTIYKTIISLKSGNAIVFTPHPSAKKCIGKTVEMIRGVLAKCGVCEDMVAVMSVPTLQGSGELMKAADLILATGGPGMVKAAYSSGTPALGVGAGNVPAYIERSADIEDAISKIMASKTFDNGTVCASEQSIVVDRVIADKVKATLIAHGGYFLEGHDLHKVKAVMERGNGSMNPDIVGRDAQYIAKLAGIEIPQGTRLLVSDEEGIGPKYPFSKEKLTQLLGFYVVEDWKEACETCFALLENGGVGHSLAIHSHNEEVICEFGMKKPVSRMLVNTPSTHGAVGLSTSLFPSFTLGCGTVGGSSTSDNVTPLNLMNVRRIAYDLGNTQCASACEKNESLNLDVQAITAMIVDQLKQMA comes from the coding sequence ATGGTCGATAAAGATCTGCTGTCCATGCAAGAGGCCCGCTCCCTGGTACGCGCAGCAAAAGTAGCTCAGGCTGCTTTTGCCGAGTACGATCAGGAACGCGTCAACGCCATTGTCGAAGCCATTGCCAAAGAGGCCGTGGCTCAGGCTGAATCCCTCGCCGCTCTCGCGGTTGAGGAGACCGGCTTCGGTAAGGTGCAGGACAAGAAAACCAAGAACATTCTGGCCAGTGAGAAGCTCATCGCAGCCACCAAGGACATGAAGACCATCGGTGTGCTCTGCGACGACAAGGACAGAAAGGTTGTGGAAGTGGCCGTCCCCATGGGCGTCATCGCGGGTATCATCCCCTCCACCAACCCGACCTCCACGACCATCTACAAGACCATCATTTCCCTGAAATCCGGAAATGCCATTGTCTTCACCCCGCACCCCAGCGCCAAGAAGTGCATCGGCAAGACCGTTGAAATGATCCGTGGCGTACTGGCCAAGTGCGGCGTGTGCGAAGACATGGTTGCCGTCATGAGCGTTCCCACCCTGCAGGGCAGCGGCGAGCTCATGAAGGCTGCCGACCTGATCCTGGCTACCGGCGGCCCCGGCATGGTCAAGGCTGCTTACAGCTCCGGCACCCCGGCTCTGGGTGTGGGCGCAGGTAACGTGCCCGCCTACATCGAACGCAGCGCCGACATCGAGGACGCCATCTCCAAGATCATGGCATCCAAGACCTTTGACAACGGCACCGTCTGCGCATCCGAGCAGTCCATCGTTGTTGACCGCGTCATCGCGGACAAGGTCAAGGCTACCCTCATCGCCCACGGCGGTTACTTCCTCGAAGGCCACGACCTGCACAAGGTCAAGGCTGTCATGGAGCGCGGCAACGGTTCCATGAACCCGGATATCGTCGGCCGCGACGCCCAGTACATCGCCAAGCTGGCTGGCATCGAGATCCCGCAGGGCACTCGCCTGCTGGTTTCCGATGAAGAAGGCATCGGCCCCAAATATCCCTTCTCCAAAGAGAAGCTGACCCAGCTCCTCGGCTTCTACGTCGTCGAAGACTGGAAGGAAGCCTGCGAAACCTGCTTCGCCCTGCTGGAAAACGGCGGCGTGGGTCACTCCCTGGCTATCCACTCTCACAACGAAGAAGTCATCTGCGAGTTCGGCATGAAGAAGCCCGTCTCCCGCATGCTGGTGAACACTCCGTCCACCCACGGCGCAGTAGGCCTCTCCACCTCCCTGTTCCCGTCCTTCACTCTGGGCTGCGGAACCGTGGGCGGCAGCTCCACCTCTGACAACGTCACTCCGCTGAACCTCATGAACGTACGCCGCATCGCTTACGATCTGGGCAACACTCAGTGCGCTTCCGCTTGTGAGAAGAACGAATCCTTGAATCTCGATGTTCAGGCAATCACTGCCATGATCGTCGATCAACTGAAACAGATGGCTTAA
- a CDS encoding BMC domain-containing protein, which translates to MSNNALGMIETKGLVGAVEAADAMVKAANVTLVGKSKVGGGLVTVMVRGDVGAVKAAVDAGAAAAKNVGELVSIHVIPRPHGEVEAILPTAE; encoded by the coding sequence ATGTCCAACAACGCTCTCGGAATGATCGAGACCAAAGGCCTCGTCGGCGCTGTCGAAGCTGCTGACGCTATGGTTAAAGCTGCAAACGTTACCCTCGTGGGTAAGTCCAAGGTCGGTGGCGGCCTCGTGACCGTCATGGTCCGTGGTGATGTCGGCGCTGTCAAGGCTGCTGTCGATGCAGGCGCTGCTGCTGCCAAGAACGTTGGCGAACTGGTCAGCATCCACGTCATCCCCCGTCCGCACGGCGAAGTGGAAGCTATCCTGCCCACCGCTGAATAA
- a CDS encoding 4Fe-4S dicluster domain-containing protein — MQQDIVTKIREAGIIGAGGAGFPTHVKAGANVDTVLVNGASCEPLLKSDIHLLEKDPDTVIRGLITVMDCVGAAKGIVCVKGRHAATVKAVQECINQLKDARLEVFELGDFYPIGDEQVLVQEVLGRTIPEQGLPLQVGAVVSNVESLLNIARAMEDQPVTHRYLTVLGEVKNPMVLKVPVGTLISEVLEFAGGPTISDFKVVNGGPMMGRVIEDINQPVTKTTTGLIVLPPDHNVVAPKIMSPERLRRITTTICCQCTRCTDLCPRNLLGHSIHPHKLMRVMESQTMETESAKEALLCSECGVCEKFACPMGISPREVNAQIKREFMANRVRWEATTDEYKPNPFRKQRRVPIDRLIQRLDLTKYNVDRPYCGEMTVSSVTIPLHQHIGAPSTCKVSVGDNVQQGDLIGDIPEGALGAQIHASISGVVESITDNAVTIKA, encoded by the coding sequence ATGCAGCAGGATATCGTAACGAAAATCAGGGAAGCAGGCATTATCGGTGCTGGCGGCGCAGGGTTTCCGACCCATGTGAAAGCCGGCGCCAATGTGGACACCGTTCTGGTCAACGGCGCATCCTGCGAGCCACTCCTCAAGAGTGACATCCATCTTCTTGAAAAAGATCCGGACACCGTTATTCGAGGCCTCATAACAGTCATGGACTGTGTCGGGGCCGCGAAGGGCATCGTCTGCGTCAAGGGCAGACACGCCGCAACCGTGAAGGCCGTGCAGGAATGTATTAACCAGCTCAAGGATGCTCGTCTCGAGGTCTTTGAGCTGGGCGACTTTTATCCTATCGGCGACGAACAGGTACTGGTGCAGGAAGTCCTCGGCAGGACCATTCCGGAACAGGGGTTGCCCTTGCAGGTAGGCGCCGTGGTCAGCAACGTCGAATCCCTGCTGAACATCGCCCGCGCCATGGAAGACCAGCCTGTCACCCACCGCTATCTCACTGTTCTCGGTGAAGTTAAGAATCCCATGGTGCTCAAAGTACCTGTGGGAACGCTGATCAGCGAAGTGCTCGAATTTGCGGGCGGCCCGACCATCTCCGATTTCAAAGTCGTCAACGGCGGCCCCATGATGGGCCGGGTGATTGAGGACATTAACCAGCCCGTGACCAAAACCACCACGGGCCTCATCGTGCTGCCGCCCGACCACAACGTGGTCGCTCCAAAGATCATGTCTCCGGAGCGTCTGCGCCGCATCACCACGACGATCTGCTGCCAGTGCACACGATGCACTGACCTGTGTCCCCGCAACCTGCTGGGCCATTCCATTCATCCACATAAGCTCATGCGCGTGATGGAATCCCAAACCATGGAGACCGAATCCGCCAAGGAAGCCCTGCTCTGCTCCGAGTGCGGCGTGTGCGAAAAGTTCGCCTGCCCCATGGGCATCTCTCCGCGAGAGGTCAACGCCCAGATCAAGCGTGAGTTCATGGCCAATCGGGTTCGGTGGGAAGCAACAACCGACGAGTACAAGCCCAATCCTTTCCGCAAACAGCGAAGGGTGCCCATTGATCGTCTCATCCAGCGCCTTGACCTCACCAAATACAACGTCGATCGCCCCTATTGTGGCGAAATGACCGTCTCCTCGGTCACCATCCCGCTGCACCAGCACATCGGTGCGCCGTCGACCTGCAAGGTCTCGGTGGGCGACAATGTCCAGCAGGGAGACCTGATCGGAGATATTCCAGAGGGCGCACTTGGCGCGCAGATCCACGCCAGCATCAGCGGTGTGGTCGAATCCATCACTGACAACGCCGTCACCATCAAAGCATAA
- a CDS encoding phosphate propanoyltransferase has translation MNEKVINEILGGVIQSVLNELKDNAPVAAPECVVSDDTIPVELSARHVHLSEADAIELFGHPLTPARDLSQPGQFLAEERVRLIGPKGVMDNVAVLGPSRGSSQIEVSKTDARILGVNAPVRQSGDIKDTPGIILASQTGLVGLEEGVIVASRHIHMSPEDARRFCVSDNDKVCVHLDSERPVTLEDVLVRVNPQFKLAMHIDPDEGNGSGWNKKVTGRIVAKQ, from the coding sequence ATGAACGAAAAAGTCATCAACGAAATTTTGGGTGGAGTCATCCAGTCCGTTCTGAACGAACTGAAAGACAATGCCCCTGTAGCTGCTCCGGAATGCGTCGTGTCTGACGACACCATTCCCGTGGAACTGTCCGCACGTCACGTCCACCTGAGCGAAGCCGATGCCATTGAGCTGTTCGGCCATCCCCTGACTCCGGCACGCGATCTGTCCCAGCCCGGTCAATTCCTGGCAGAGGAGCGCGTCCGCCTCATCGGTCCCAAGGGCGTCATGGACAACGTGGCCGTGCTCGGTCCCTCCCGCGGCAGCTCCCAGATAGAAGTCTCCAAAACCGACGCACGCATCCTTGGCGTCAACGCCCCTGTTCGTCAGTCCGGCGACATCAAGGACACGCCGGGCATCATCCTTGCCTCCCAGACCGGACTTGTGGGCCTCGAAGAAGGTGTGATCGTAGCCTCACGCCACATCCACATGTCCCCTGAAGATGCCCGCCGTTTCTGCGTTTCCGACAACGACAAGGTGTGCGTGCATCTCGACTCCGAGCGTCCGGTCACCCTCGAAGATGTGCTGGTCCGCGTAAATCCCCAGTTCAAACTGGCCATGCACATTGACCCGGACGAAGGCAACGGTTCCGGCTGGAACAAGAAAGTCACCGGCCGCATCGTCGCCAAACAGTAA